Sequence from the Acidiferrobacteraceae bacterium genome:
GGGTTTTCCTACGGTGATGTACTTGGCGCCGGAGAGGGCTGGGCCAAGTCCATCCTCTTCAATGCGCGCGCCCGGGATGAATTCTCCGCATTCTTCCAACGCGGCGACAGTTTCGCCCTCGGGGTGTGCAACGGTTGCCAGATGATGTCCAATCTGCACGAACTGATCCCTGGCGCCGAACTGTGGCCCCATTTCGTACGCAACGACTCCGAACAGTTCGAAGCGCGGGTATGCATGGTGCAGATTCCGGAAAACACGTCCTTGTTTCTTTCCGGAATGAACGGCTCACACCTTCCGGTAGTGGTAGCCCATGGCGAAGGACGGGCCGAGTTTCGTGAGCCGGGGGACATGGAGCAGTTGATTGTAGGCAGGCAGATCACCCTGGCGTTCGAAGACTATGCCGGACGACTGGCGGAAACCTACCCCTGGAACCCCAACGGTTCGCCCCATGGCATCACCGGATTGACGACCCCGGACGGTCGTTTCACGATCATGATGCCGCACCCGGAGCGGGTTTTCCGTACCGTCAGTAACTCCTGGCATCCGGACGAATGGGGCGAGGACGGACCCTGGATGCGCATGTTCCGCAATGCACGCGTCTGGGTTGGATAGAAACAGCAGCTGTGGGGCCGGCTTCCGGAACCATCGCGATCAACGGGAATCAGAGTGATGATGAATAAACACAAGTGCAGAAAATATGCGGTATTGCCCTTTATATTGCTGGCTCTTGGCGGTTGCGCCACGGCTACCGGGGACACGGGCAAAGCCACCAATCAGGCAAATACTACGGAACTGCAGCAACTGCGCAAGGAGGTTGAGGCATTGCGCAAGGAAAATGCCGCTCTCAAACGCATGCTTCCGCAGAACAATGGACCCATTCGACCGGGCCCGGCACAAGTGAAGTATGGCGGTGCACCGGTCATGGGTGACCCAAAGGCAAAAGTGGCGATCATCGAGTTTTCCGACTACGAGTGCCCATTCTGCCGGCGCTATCACCGGTCCACCTTCCGGCAGATCAAGCACCAATATATTGATAAGGGGCGCGTCCAGTACCGCTACCGCGATTTCCCCCTGAGCTTCCATCCCCACGCCCGCACCGCCGCGGTCGCGGCCCATTGTGCCGGGGCCCAGGGCGAATACTGGGGTATGTTGCATGAGTTGTTCTCCCATGATCGCCTCGGCGTAGGTGCCTATCGCAAATATGCGAAGTTCATGCACCTGGACGGGGACAAGTTTGACCGCTGTCTTGCCGACAGCGCCCCACTCGCATTGGTGAAGAAGAACTGGGACTATGGACGCAGTCTGGGTGTCGACGGGACACCCGCGTTTTTCATCGGCAAGGTGGACGGCGACCACATCACCAACGTCACCATGGTCATCGGCGCGCTCCCGTTCGCCGCTTTTGAGCAGGTGCTGGACGCCACACTGAAGGGTGCCGCCGGCTAATCCGGTTCCGCCGCGGACAAGAGCGGCGGAACCGGACAATGCAGGCTGGCGCAGACCAGGCGAAGCAGTTCCGACTCGCCCAGGGTCAGTTTCCCGTCCCGGGAAACCGTCGTAACCAACGCCTTGATCAGTTCCTGCTTCACCATCGGAAGCAGCACATCCAGCCTCGTCAATGCACGGTCCAGTGGTTCGACCCAGTGTTCTATCGGAACGTATCGAAGCGCAACATTGGGCAAGAGTTGGTGTATGCCTGCATCGAAAGCGTGTGCAGCGTCCTGCCCATCGTCAGTACCGGCTCTTGCGACCACGGAAAACAGAGTCTGTAGTTCCTCCGTTCGCGCGATGAGCTTGGGTCGACGTGTGATGCTCGCCGGACCCTGCGGTGCGAGCGCTTCCGCCAGGTGGATGCGAATCAGGCGCGCAAGCACGTAGTCGAGTACGGTCAGGGATGCATCCATGGCAACTAGTTCGCCAACCAGGGAAACCAGCGTGCGGAGCTGGGTTTCGGGCCGGTGTCGAAGGGCGGGGAAACAGATTTCCAGCAGGGGGACGCGAAGTGCGGGGTCCAAACGCAGGATCATCTCCTCGATCGACTTCATGCGTTGCTCATTTTCCGGCGTCATGCGGACGCGCTCGCGGATTCGTGCGTGTTGTCGTTCTCGCACTGGCGGATCGGGACTGAGAATCAGGGTCAGGACCAGGGCCAGGGCGTCGGTCGGTGAGTGAGCGGCGTCCCGGAGCGCGGATGGAAGATTGTCGTGATGCTGATGGGCCGCGCCCAGTGCGGCGCTGCCAGGATTGCCAATGGCGGCAATGACCGATAGCGGCAACCACGCTGCTTCCTGTGCGGGGGTA
This genomic interval carries:
- a CDS encoding thioredoxin domain-containing protein — encoded protein: MMNKHKCRKYAVLPFILLALGGCATATGDTGKATNQANTTELQQLRKEVEALRKENAALKRMLPQNNGPIRPGPAQVKYGGAPVMGDPKAKVAIIEFSDYECPFCRRYHRSTFRQIKHQYIDKGRVQYRYRDFPLSFHPHARTAAVAAHCAGAQGEYWGMLHELFSHDRLGVGAYRKYAKFMHLDGDKFDRCLADSAPLALVKKNWDYGRSLGVDGTPAFFIGKVDGDHITNVTMVIGALPFAAFEQVLDATLKGAAG